The sequence AAAAATTAGTTTGATTAAAGTCATAATGCATAAAAAATTTGGGGAGGATTAAAGGTAGTGAAGGACTGTATCTGAACTGCtctgtcaaatttttttttagttatctcTCATGTTTTCAGAGTGCATGTCATTTAATATTTGGAGCTGCCTTAGTCAAATCACCTATCATATGACTAAAAGGCATCCATATATTTAAGAAAGAATCTTCGTGTTTTAATAGGCCAGTTGACTTTACATGCTGTGATAGGGTGAAGAAAGTATGGgaataaaatacattatttaaatgttattttatctgGGCTCCTGATTTTAGCCATTAAAATCTATGGATCATGTTCAGTAAAAGAATGTTGTAATTTTAGCTAATTAAGCACTCTGCCAATACATGTTTTGGGGCCCTACTTTTTGCTTCTCCCTGTCAGGTTCTGACCATCTTCACCTTCATTCATTTAGACTCTATATGAAATGacccaaagttttaaaaaaaaaaatgtattatgatAAACTCCTACTTTTATATATTAGTTAACAGCCATGGCTTAGAAGTTATTCTTTTTGATACTTTATTTAAATTCTGAGGAATTGGTTCTGTTGATCATTAGGCagcattaaacttttttttttcccctcagtaatgttttatttttccacatacaaGATAGTttgcagcattcatttttttaagactttgtgttccagatttttctccatctctccattatcttcccaaaacaaaaacttgatataggttaaacatgcatgatcttttaaaatatatttctatatttgtcatgtgcaaaaaaaaaaaaagtgaaaatgccagAGGCATTGAGTTCTTAATCTATTCAATTGATTTGATGGGGACAAACTGCGattaaaatgagttttttaatagttattctaattttatttttatttttattttttttaggaagaaagagagaatggtTCAAGGTTGAAGATGCCATCAAAGTTCTTCAGTGTCATAAACCCGTGCATGCtgagtatttggaaaaattgaagTTGGGCTGCTCACCAACCAATGGAAATTCCATGGTTCCCACCCTTCCAGACAACAATTCTTTGTATGTAACTTCTGCACAGACTTCGGGGTTGCCATCTTCTGTAAGATAAATATCTAGGTGACCATACCCAGTTTCACAGGGAGAAGTCTTCTGTATTTGACATCCACATGTTTAAACTGCCTGAATTGTCATAATGCTGTTTATTCAAgcagttttcatatttttcagatgctttttaaatatttccctttttctttgacaGTGTAAAAATATTTCAGTAAACCAAAGccatatggaattttttttttttttaagatgcctTAACTGTGTGCCCTCTCCCTTGcctaaaatgcatttttatttttgttttttcagactACTCTGCATTCTGGTTTTCACATCAACTTACCTAGTGTGGTAGtctgaagttttttgttttgttttttgtttttgtttttaaaggaagtcAAGGGGAGAGATGACTGGGTACTTTCCTAAAAGCATTGACCCATTGAAAACAAGCCTTCTATATAGTGGTTTTTTAGATTTTAGAgctaatttcaaaatattaaaatgtttatagtgCCACTTTGTTTCAGATAGCCCTCCTGTTTACTTGGAAATTAGAGAGAGAAGATGTGTATTAAACACCATTTCTCTTCTATTAGAGGGTATTGTTTTGTATACATGTGGTATCTTTTCCCTCAAGATTCAAACAGTTTTTTCCAGTGCTGAGTATAGAAGACATTTCATTATGAGATACCACTATGATAAGACATACACcctggaaataaataaaataggctCATGAAAAACAGCATTAAGATTCATCATCAACCTCCTTTTTGTGCAGAATTTCCTAGATAAAGCATGTTACtgtttttaatggggaaaaaacccTTCTTTATACAATTAATCATTTTCATGACATTTTCATTTGGTTTGTTTCATTAATCCACTGCTACAAATAGCACACTGGCATCAAGCTCAAATACTTTCTCATTCAGTTTCTGCCATTCCTTTTAATCCCTGGCCACctcttcattatctttcctggCAATCAGTAGCCAACAGAATTTAAGATATCCAGGTATATGATGGAGAGCTTACCTCGTTATAGAACCTTTTAAATGTTCTACAAACCCCTCAAATTTCACTCCCAATAAAAATTTAGGAGTGGGACActtttgcatttcttcatttggaaaaagaTTATGACTGAGagtttttaagttcttttcaCTCTCAAAACAAGATACCTAAAACCAAGGGTCCCATCTAAAATGCAAATACCTCTAGCCTAATCAGGTCAGAACTGAGGTtttaaatttaaagcattttgaagAGATGTGGGGTTAAAAATCATTCTATAAACATTTGTAAATATTCTAAATGGTAAATAGTGAGTGTAAAGTGGAAAGTCCATGTAATTTAAACACTTTGTTATTCAGTATACAAATCGTTAACCTACTTTTAAAACACAATTGTgtaaaatgctgctataaattaAAATTGAGTGCTGTTACACTTTTAGGAATTATTGGTGCCACAGTTTGAAATGAGATCTTGTACCATTCAAACACACCAGATCTTAAGTACAAGTTCTAACTCAACATGAAAATAGGTTTTGAAAATGTATTACTGCTAAACAAAAGAAATGACGAAAGTAGAAAATGAACATTTGGAGAATTTCCTATTCCAAATTATGTAACTTGATTGAGAAATGTTATTTCTCCTTGTACAGGAAGttaaacatcttaaaaaaaaaaaaaaaaaaaaccaaaaaacacatTCTGGGCAAACCCTTTGCAATCCCataaattgacttagaaaaatttCATGGGCTAGATGTTTCTCAGAGTAACTTAGTCATTTGAGAAGTTTCTTTGAATTACAAACAGCCAAAAGAAACtggatttttgttttatggaCTCAATGTTTGTACATAAAACTACTCCCACTTAACATTCTATGACActggggattttttaaaaagcttgtaCATGGTATTCTTAGAGGTAATAATGCATGCTCTTATTTTGTAACTCAAACTATGTatttgataaaaatgtaaaaatgtacaGTATTGAT comes from Sarcophilus harrisii chromosome 5, mSarHar1.11, whole genome shotgun sequence and encodes:
- the NUDT4 gene encoding diphosphoinositol polyphosphate phosphohydrolase 2 isoform X6 yields the protein MEPEEEPGGAAVREVYEEAGVRGKLGRLLGIFENQDRKHRTYVYVLTVTEILEDWEDSVNIGRKREWFKVEDAIKVLQCHKPVHAEYLEKLKLGCSPTNGNSMVPTLPDNNSLYVTSAQTSGLPSSVR
- the NUDT4 gene encoding diphosphoinositol polyphosphate phosphohydrolase 2 isoform X5; the encoded protein is MEPEEEPGGAAVREVYEEAGVRGKLGRLLGIFEQNQDRKHRTYVYVLTVTEILEDWEDSVNIGRKREWFKVEDAIKVLQCHKPVHAEYLEKLKLGCSPTNGNSMVPTLPDNNSLYVTSAQTSGLPSSVR